The Prosthecobacter algae genome includes a region encoding these proteins:
- a CDS encoding PHP domain-containing protein encodes MPKLQSPFYELHARSAFSFLRGASSPEEMIVRAAELGMSHLVLTDRDGLYGSARAHQKAKELGLKAVVGAELTLECGCVLPVIVRTREGYQNLSRMLTRSKLSALKGQSRVSWENLATYGQGLTALTGDKEGLLHHALNNQGKGEPADVVRRLCEIFGPHHVYLEIHRRRLRDEEKQLKQIVDLASHLKLPVIASNAPLFATPDKRGLHDAFTCLRHHTHLDAAGRHLAPNAEAYLKSAAQMAGLFADFPQALTETERVIQSVEFGLENLGYEFPRYDTPPGHDQESFLRELTFAGAQNRFPKLTIEVKRQLEHELSLIKKLGFSGYFLVVWDIVRWCRSQGILVQGRGSAANSAVCFSLGITNVDPIAGKLLFERFLSEGREGWPDIDLDLPSGEKREQVIQEVYRRFAPYGAAMTANVITYRGKSAMREMGKVLDLPSDVITRFSSLFANGDFPHTLKLEDHLKRAGVSDQHPRLKAFLTLYQQVLGLPRHLGQHSGGMVLCTSGLDSIVPLEPASMPGRVVVQWDKDDCEDLGIIKVDLLGLGMMAAIEETLATSQSRGRPVDLANIPKDDPQTFEMMQRADTVGVFQIESRAQMATLPRMNRARQRRARRDQGQRHCPV; translated from the coding sequence ATGCCTAAACTCCAGAGTCCATTTTATGAACTTCATGCCCGCAGCGCTTTTAGCTTTCTGCGGGGAGCTTCCTCACCCGAGGAAATGATCGTGAGGGCCGCCGAGCTTGGGATGAGTCATCTTGTTCTCACGGATCGTGATGGATTATACGGCTCAGCTCGGGCTCACCAAAAGGCCAAGGAACTTGGCTTGAAAGCGGTGGTGGGAGCTGAGTTAACTTTGGAGTGCGGGTGTGTTTTGCCTGTAATCGTGCGGACCCGTGAAGGCTACCAGAACCTCTCCCGCATGCTGACGCGGTCAAAGCTGTCGGCGCTCAAGGGACAAAGCCGTGTGAGTTGGGAAAACCTCGCGACTTATGGGCAGGGGTTAACCGCGTTAACTGGCGATAAGGAAGGCCTCCTTCATCATGCCTTAAACAATCAAGGTAAAGGCGAACCCGCTGATGTGGTCAGGCGTCTTTGTGAGATTTTTGGTCCCCACCATGTCTATCTGGAAATTCATCGGCGACGACTGCGGGATGAAGAAAAGCAGTTAAAGCAAATCGTTGATCTAGCCAGTCACTTAAAATTGCCTGTGATTGCGTCAAACGCGCCGCTTTTTGCTACTCCTGACAAGCGGGGGCTTCATGACGCCTTTACCTGCCTGAGACATCACACGCACCTTGATGCAGCTGGGCGGCACCTTGCTCCGAATGCCGAGGCTTATCTCAAATCGGCTGCTCAGATGGCAGGATTGTTCGCCGATTTCCCCCAAGCTCTGACGGAGACAGAGCGAGTCATCCAGAGCGTGGAGTTCGGCCTGGAAAACCTCGGGTATGAGTTTCCCCGTTATGACACGCCGCCTGGGCATGACCAGGAATCCTTTTTGCGCGAACTGACTTTTGCCGGAGCCCAGAACCGATTTCCGAAGCTGACTATTGAGGTCAAAAGGCAGCTAGAGCATGAACTCTCGCTCATTAAGAAGCTGGGATTTAGCGGTTATTTCTTGGTTGTGTGGGACATTGTGCGCTGGTGTAGGAGCCAGGGCATTTTGGTCCAAGGACGGGGCAGCGCTGCTAACAGTGCGGTTTGCTTTTCCCTTGGCATAACCAACGTGGATCCCATTGCCGGAAAGCTGCTCTTTGAGAGATTTCTAAGCGAGGGGCGAGAAGGGTGGCCCGACATTGATCTGGATTTACCGAGTGGGGAGAAACGCGAACAAGTGATCCAGGAAGTGTATCGCCGATTTGCCCCGTATGGCGCAGCGATGACGGCCAATGTCATCACTTACCGAGGTAAAAGTGCGATGCGCGAAATGGGAAAAGTCTTGGATCTTCCCAGTGATGTTATCACTCGTTTCAGCAGTCTTTTTGCCAACGGTGATTTTCCCCATACGCTCAAGCTTGAAGACCATCTGAAACGGGCGGGTGTATCAGACCAGCATCCCAGGCTCAAAGCCTTTCTCACTCTTTACCAGCAAGTGCTCGGACTCCCTCGCCATCTTGGTCAGCACAGCGGAGGCATGGTCCTGTGCACAAGTGGACTTGATAGCATCGTGCCGCTTGAGCCTGCTTCCATGCCGGGGCGCGTTGTCGTTCAGTGGGATAAGGACGACTGTGAAGATCTTGGGATCATTAAAGTCGATTTGCTTGGCCTTGGCATGATGGCAGCCATTGAAGAAACGCTGGCAACTTCTCAATCACGGGGCAGGCCTGTTGATTTGGCGAACATCCCCAAAGATGACCCTCAAACATTTGAGATGATGCAACGGGCAGACACGGTCGGCGTTTTCCAGATAGAGAGCCGAGCACAGATGGCGACGCTGCCGCGCATGAACCGGGCCAGGCAGCGGCGCGCAAGGCGTGACCAAGGACAGCGACATTGCCCGGTTTGA
- a CDS encoding DNA polymerase Y family protein — MFAAWRLPQFLLQALKVPARACAAVLDGNPHKDSGSKDDALLCVSRLAEKAGVHTGMRASQGLARCPKLECLSRSEFAEKQLQDVLLQSAETWTADFESTQPGVCLLDLRRAYRFQTPTWFEHGMLMHQDMRERGYELCIGLAETADLALLASHVAFPVKVIRGSVGEEKAAFLELPLSVLAPHPGLQETLRLWGIHTLGELTALKRLAVGERLGAPGLELWDLARGGRERILKLVRPRIQYKKSIELDNGIETLEPLLGLLRELAVPLCSELSLAWKVTAFVHLELRFDDGSSHQTTLRIAEPTRDVAVLLRVLETHLEGVKSSAPIIFAELEVIATEPVAAQDLLFERGLRDPNKFSETLSALEALLGRGRVGRGELLPTHRPDAFKLVSFLEQAGAVDALSVNPKSGLPLMRFRPPWLAEVGFRRSRPASVKSQRHSFQVIDCRGPWLLSGHWWDELHAWEAEIWDIASQDGCLYRLVRENRAWRLEGRYA, encoded by the coding sequence ATGTTCGCTGCGTGGAGACTACCCCAATTTTTGCTCCAAGCCCTCAAGGTGCCTGCCCGCGCCTGTGCAGCGGTTTTGGATGGTAACCCGCACAAGGATTCTGGAAGCAAAGATGATGCGCTCCTTTGCGTCAGCCGATTGGCGGAAAAGGCAGGCGTTCATACTGGGATGAGAGCGTCGCAGGGCTTGGCTAGATGTCCAAAACTTGAGTGCTTGAGCCGCAGCGAGTTCGCAGAAAAGCAGCTTCAAGACGTCCTGTTACAGTCCGCAGAAACCTGGACAGCTGACTTTGAGTCAACGCAGCCTGGAGTCTGTTTGCTGGACCTGCGAAGGGCATACCGATTCCAAACTCCCACATGGTTTGAACATGGGATGCTTATGCATCAGGACATGCGGGAGCGAGGATACGAATTGTGCATAGGGCTGGCCGAAACAGCTGATTTAGCCTTACTGGCTTCGCATGTCGCCTTTCCTGTGAAGGTCATCCGTGGGTCGGTTGGAGAGGAAAAGGCGGCCTTTCTGGAACTGCCTCTGTCTGTGCTGGCTCCTCATCCTGGTTTGCAAGAGACGCTACGCTTGTGGGGCATTCATACTCTGGGTGAACTGACCGCGCTGAAGAGACTCGCAGTGGGTGAACGCCTCGGGGCCCCGGGGCTTGAACTGTGGGATCTGGCACGAGGCGGAAGAGAGAGAATTTTAAAACTTGTTAGGCCGAGGATCCAATACAAAAAAAGCATTGAGCTGGATAATGGCATTGAAACGCTTGAGCCTCTGTTGGGTCTGCTGCGTGAGCTGGCCGTTCCGCTATGCTCAGAGCTTAGTCTGGCTTGGAAAGTGACGGCTTTTGTTCACCTAGAGCTCCGTTTTGATGACGGCTCATCCCATCAAACGACTCTGCGTATCGCGGAACCCACTCGCGATGTGGCAGTTCTTTTGCGTGTTCTGGAAACCCACTTGGAAGGAGTCAAGTCTTCGGCCCCTATCATATTTGCGGAGTTGGAGGTGATCGCAACGGAACCGGTCGCCGCTCAAGACCTTCTTTTTGAGCGGGGACTGCGTGACCCCAATAAGTTTTCTGAAACTCTTTCTGCCCTGGAAGCTTTGCTGGGACGCGGTCGGGTCGGGCGTGGGGAACTGCTGCCGACCCACCGGCCAGACGCTTTCAAGCTGGTTTCATTTCTTGAACAAGCAGGGGCAGTTGACGCTCTGTCGGTTAACCCAAAATCTGGTCTGCCGCTGATGCGGTTCCGGCCTCCATGGTTAGCAGAGGTGGGGTTTCGTCGGAGCCGACCGGCAAGCGTTAAAAGCCAACGCCATTCATTCCAAGTCATCGACTGTCGTGGGCCTTGGCTCTTGTCGGGTCATTGGTGGGATGAACTGCATGCCTGGGAAGCGGAAATCTGGGACATAGCGTCACAAGACGGGTGCTTATACCGGCTGGTCCGCGAAAACAGGGCCTGGAGGCTGGAGGGACGTTATGCCTAA
- a CDS encoding tetratricopeptide repeat protein, translated as MTAPQLLRRLDAIEGFLELGDAKEALRLLLEIPEWVRLKDCQLLQTHLKVLLTQKDWAAASELARCLVGAFPSNAEAWYGLAVADLNAGAVETAKEALRKACELNSDLKLRALSDHNLTALW; from the coding sequence ATGACAGCTCCACAACTTCTCAGACGGCTTGATGCCATCGAAGGTTTTCTGGAACTAGGGGATGCCAAGGAGGCTCTGAGGCTTCTGCTGGAAATCCCTGAATGGGTGAGACTAAAAGACTGCCAGCTACTTCAAACTCACCTCAAGGTGCTCTTGACCCAGAAAGACTGGGCCGCCGCTTCTGAACTCGCCCGCTGTTTGGTGGGTGCCTTTCCCAGCAATGCTGAAGCATGGTACGGCCTTGCTGTAGCCGACCTAAACGCTGGGGCCGTCGAGACCGCCAAGGAGGCTCTCCGCAAAGCTTGTGAGCTGAACAGCGACCTAAAACTGCGTGCGCTGAGCGATCACAACCTGACCGCCCTCTGGTAA